One Marinobacter panjinensis DNA window includes the following coding sequences:
- a CDS encoding glycosyltransferase: MRTLVVIHSLKMGGMERVAVNLADAFADEGHESHLLACRNHPNDLSPANPAVHLHHFDQFQALMKSVIGIPVFLFSRLLLGVLLPKSHFMWVGWLSGWLLERHIQKLERQYGHFDRIVFRGLGTFKYFWSFRDDRNVYVLENVIHYDRPLWQKKLEWKLVFHNRHLACVSSGVLESAKEAFTKGEIEPKSLRVITNPCPVEQISALAKKYDPEIPDEPYILNVARLVPQKGHELLLEAYRKSGVGHKLVIVGEGPLRNKLEEKAKTLGIADRVFFAGKRKNPYPWMKQADLFVLASEYEGLGIVLTEALACDTPILSVDSRGGVRDVFRGELEGFLTPRTVDGLAEALASVVKRLPVTVKPEWLEPFRNEVVVDAFLKTANKESRE, translated from the coding sequence ATGAGAACCCTCGTCGTCATTCATAGCCTCAAGATGGGTGGCATGGAGCGTGTTGCCGTTAATCTGGCCGATGCCTTTGCCGATGAGGGCCATGAAAGCCACCTGCTGGCCTGCCGTAATCATCCCAACGACCTCAGCCCCGCCAACCCGGCTGTGCACTTGCATCATTTCGACCAGTTTCAGGCGCTGATGAAGTCGGTTATAGGCATTCCCGTATTCTTGTTCTCCCGCCTGTTGCTGGGCGTTTTGTTGCCCAAATCCCACTTCATGTGGGTGGGCTGGCTCAGTGGCTGGCTACTTGAACGTCATATCCAGAAACTGGAACGGCAGTACGGCCATTTTGATCGCATCGTGTTTCGCGGGCTCGGCACGTTCAAGTATTTCTGGTCATTCCGGGATGACCGCAATGTGTACGTTCTTGAAAACGTTATCCATTACGACCGTCCGCTGTGGCAAAAAAAGCTGGAATGGAAACTGGTGTTTCACAACCGGCATCTGGCCTGCGTCTCATCCGGTGTTCTGGAGTCTGCGAAAGAAGCATTCACCAAAGGTGAGATTGAACCGAAGAGTCTGAGGGTGATTACCAACCCATGCCCGGTGGAACAGATCAGTGCCCTGGCTAAGAAGTATGACCCTGAAATACCTGATGAACCTTACATCCTCAATGTCGCCCGCCTGGTTCCTCAGAAAGGGCACGAACTACTTCTGGAGGCTTACCGGAAATCCGGAGTCGGCCATAAGCTCGTGATCGTTGGCGAAGGCCCGCTGAGGAACAAGCTGGAAGAAAAAGCAAAAACCCTAGGCATTGCCGACCGTGTGTTCTTTGCTGGCAAGCGCAAGAACCCCTACCCATGGATGAAACAGGCAGACCTGTTTGTTCTGGCTTCAGAGTATGAAGGGCTCGGCATTGTGCTGACGGAAGCGCTGGCATGTGATACTCCGATTCTGTCCGTGGACAGCCGCGGCGGTGTGCGGGATGTGTTCCGGGGAGAGCTGGAAGGCTTCCTGACACCTCGCACGGTAGATGGGTTGGCTGAAGCTCTGGCCTCTGTGGTCAAGCGCTTACCGGTGACTGTGAAACCGGAGTGGCTGGAACCTTTCAGAAACGAGGTCGTGGTTGATGCCTTTCTGAAAACCGCAAACAAGGAGAGCCGCGAGTGA
- a CDS encoding sulfotransferase, producing MNTPSPKTNILVVGIYWSGSGAVVDYLKGHPQCFTPSGEFTDIKREGRVISAVTATSAARARHFIRLMWLETVIGKLPPAFAQRLAGKKQEDLPLKKQWRHIQLKLKALQRCRNHIRNGGDHADTTPWCQWIREMGDVYAPDRHAVVWNQPLWVGSHEQIALDIFKPCKLIVVHRDPEDQFAEVERQGKLGKAKSDPAFSGDRSDPVAFVLDGITRKLESLVLLKNSLPASDILTLPFETFVTDHQSAEDRVCEFAGLQKTPDSGPYFHPEQSCKNVGIGQTGHIQSMLSPYREKIQRMAELRKQLD from the coding sequence GTGAACACCCCCTCCCCCAAAACCAATATTCTCGTAGTCGGCATTTACTGGTCGGGGTCCGGGGCGGTCGTGGATTACCTCAAAGGCCATCCCCAGTGCTTCACGCCCAGTGGCGAATTTACCGATATAAAGCGTGAAGGACGGGTTATCAGCGCCGTAACCGCCACGTCTGCTGCCAGGGCCCGGCATTTTATTCGGCTGATGTGGCTGGAAACCGTGATTGGTAAACTCCCACCCGCTTTCGCTCAGCGGCTGGCAGGCAAAAAGCAGGAAGACCTGCCACTGAAGAAGCAGTGGCGCCACATCCAGCTCAAACTGAAGGCACTCCAGCGCTGCCGCAACCATATCCGCAACGGTGGTGATCATGCAGACACGACCCCCTGGTGCCAGTGGATCAGGGAAATGGGCGATGTCTATGCTCCGGACAGGCACGCTGTAGTGTGGAATCAGCCCCTATGGGTCGGCAGCCATGAGCAGATTGCTCTCGATATCTTCAAACCCTGCAAACTGATTGTTGTGCATCGGGACCCGGAAGACCAATTTGCGGAAGTAGAACGTCAGGGCAAACTGGGCAAAGCGAAGTCCGACCCGGCATTCTCAGGAGACAGATCCGACCCTGTCGCATTTGTACTGGATGGCATTACCCGCAAGCTGGAGAGCCTCGTTTTACTGAAAAACTCCCTGCCGGCAAGCGACATACTGACACTGCCGTTCGAAACCTTCGTCACTGATCATCAGTCGGCCGAAGATCGTGTGTGTGAATTTGCCGGCCTTCAGAAAACCCCGGACTCCGGACCGTATTTTCATCCAGAGCAATCTTGCAAGAACGTCGGTATCGGACAAACCGGTCACATACAATCTATGCTATCGCCCTATCGGGAAAAAATTCAGCGAATGGCTGAACTCAGAAAACAACTGGATTAA
- the aepX gene encoding phosphoenolpyruvate mutase — protein MKTVYVGMSADLVHPGHLNVLMKAQELGEVTVGLLTDEAIASYKRVPFMEFEQRQQVIENIKGVSKVIPQTTLDYVPNLEAMKPDYVVHGDDWKNGVQRQTRQRVIDTLAQWGGELVEVPYTKGISSTQLNKALKEIGTTPELRLKSLRRMLKVKPLLRFLDIHNALSGLIIENTTIDTPDGKREFDGMWGSSLTDSTAKGKPDIEAVDVSARMTTLNEVLEVTTKPIIYDADTGGQTEHFKFTVKTLERHGVSAAIIEDKTGLKKNSLFGNDVAQTQDTIEGFCHKIREGKKAQTTDDFMIIARIESLILEKGVDDAFTRAKAYLEAGADGIMIHSRQKDPAEIFEFCRLYNTLDDRKPLVAVPSSYNTVTEEELQEHGVNVVIYANQLLRSAYPAMMKTAKSILEHHRSAECDADMLPIKDILELIPGTR, from the coding sequence ATGAAAACAGTATACGTAGGCATGAGCGCAGATCTCGTTCACCCGGGCCATCTTAATGTGCTCATGAAAGCCCAGGAACTGGGAGAAGTCACAGTAGGTCTGCTTACCGACGAGGCGATTGCCAGCTACAAGCGCGTACCGTTTATGGAATTCGAGCAACGCCAGCAGGTGATCGAGAACATCAAGGGTGTTTCAAAGGTCATTCCTCAAACCACACTGGACTACGTGCCCAACCTGGAAGCCATGAAGCCTGACTATGTGGTACACGGCGATGACTGGAAAAACGGCGTGCAGAGGCAAACCCGCCAGCGCGTCATCGATACCCTCGCCCAGTGGGGTGGCGAACTGGTGGAGGTGCCCTATACCAAAGGCATTTCATCCACCCAGCTGAACAAGGCTCTGAAGGAAATCGGCACCACTCCGGAGCTGCGGCTCAAATCACTGCGCAGGATGCTCAAAGTCAAACCACTGCTGCGTTTCCTCGATATTCACAATGCCCTGAGTGGACTGATCATCGAGAACACCACCATTGATACCCCCGACGGCAAGCGGGAGTTCGATGGTATGTGGGGCAGCAGCCTGACCGACTCCACCGCCAAGGGCAAACCGGATATCGAAGCCGTCGATGTCTCCGCCCGCATGACGACACTGAATGAAGTACTGGAAGTCACCACCAAGCCCATTATCTACGATGCCGACACCGGGGGGCAGACCGAGCACTTCAAGTTCACTGTGAAGACCCTGGAAAGGCATGGCGTTTCTGCCGCCATCATTGAAGACAAAACCGGCCTCAAGAAGAACTCGCTGTTTGGTAACGATGTGGCGCAGACCCAGGACACCATTGAAGGCTTCTGCCACAAGATTCGGGAGGGCAAGAAGGCCCAGACCACCGATGATTTCATGATCATTGCCAGAATCGAGAGTCTCATCCTGGAGAAAGGGGTCGACGACGCCTTCACCCGCGCCAAAGCCTACCTGGAGGCCGGCGCTGATGGCATCATGATCCATAGCCGCCAGAAGGACCCGGCGGAAATCTTCGAATTCTGCCGGCTTTATAACACCCTGGATGATCGCAAACCCTTGGTGGCCGTGCCCTCCAGCTATAACACCGTAACCGAGGAAGAGCTCCAGGAGCACGGCGTAAACGTGGTTATCTACGCCAATCAGCTCTTGCGAAGTGCCTATCCCGCTATGATGAAAACTGCCAAGTCTATTCTGGAGCACCACCGTTCTGCCGAATGCGATGCGGATATGCTGCCCATCAAGGACATTCTTGAACTGATTCCGGGCACTCGTTAA
- the aepY gene encoding phosphonopyruvate decarboxylase, which translates to MLAPDHFFEALKQGGIGLFAGVPDSLLANLCAYIDDHSSPKEHIITANEGNAVALVSGYHLTTGGYGCVYLQNSGLGNTINPLTSIADPEVYRIPMLMIVGWRGEPGVKDEPQHIKQGRITPAQLELLEIPYWIVDADSDQDALLKDALDTMRSTNAPVALLVRKNTFSSYKTRRQPVMPSTLKREDALRELLALAGDSLVVSTTGKTSREVFELRVETSQPQRDFLTVGGMGHTASIALGAALGNPERQVVCIDGDGSVLMHMGALPIIGDVAPANLVHVLLNNAAHESVGGQPTVGDSTDFGAIARASGYRDYRVADSLEAIRAEWDGIRNVVGPVMLEIRITTGSRDDLGRPTSTPVQNKEAFMQAARD; encoded by the coding sequence ATGCTGGCACCTGATCATTTTTTCGAAGCCCTGAAGCAGGGAGGCATCGGCCTGTTCGCGGGTGTACCCGACTCGCTGCTTGCCAACCTGTGCGCCTACATCGATGACCATAGCAGCCCCAAAGAACACATCATCACAGCGAATGAGGGCAACGCGGTTGCCCTTGTTTCCGGCTATCACCTGACAACCGGCGGGTATGGCTGTGTCTACCTGCAGAACTCCGGATTGGGTAATACCATTAACCCGTTAACGTCGATTGCAGATCCCGAGGTATACCGGATCCCCATGCTCATGATCGTTGGGTGGCGTGGTGAGCCGGGTGTGAAAGATGAGCCCCAGCATATAAAACAGGGAAGGATCACCCCTGCGCAGCTGGAGTTGCTTGAAATCCCCTACTGGATTGTTGATGCCGACTCGGATCAGGACGCCCTGCTCAAAGACGCCCTGGACACCATGCGCAGCACAAACGCGCCGGTTGCCCTGCTGGTCAGGAAAAACACCTTTTCAAGCTACAAAACCCGTCGCCAGCCCGTCATGCCCTCAACGCTCAAGAGAGAGGATGCTCTCAGGGAACTGCTCGCGCTGGCCGGTGACAGCCTGGTTGTTTCGACAACCGGAAAAACCTCCCGGGAGGTTTTCGAGCTGCGGGTAGAAACGAGTCAGCCACAACGGGATTTTCTGACCGTTGGCGGCATGGGTCACACCGCATCCATTGCTCTCGGCGCAGCCCTGGGCAACCCGGAGCGCCAGGTGGTTTGCATAGACGGGGACGGATCCGTACTCATGCACATGGGCGCCCTGCCGATTATTGGAGATGTTGCACCCGCCAACCTCGTTCACGTATTGCTGAACAATGCCGCCCATGAATCCGTCGGCGGGCAACCCACCGTAGGTGACTCAACGGATTTTGGTGCCATTGCCCGGGCCAGCGGGTACCGGGACTACCGGGTGGCGGATAGCCTCGAAGCGATCCGTGCCGAGTGGGACGGTATACGGAATGTGGTCGGCCCCGTTATGCTGGAAATTCGCATCACGACCGGCTCAAGAGACGATCTCGGACGGCCAACCAGCACTCCGGTGCAGAACAAGGAAGCCTTCATGCAGGCTGCCAGAGACTGA
- a CDS encoding phosphonoacetaldehyde reductase, with the protein MTHWSHYNPVTIHAGPGAFDKLGDLASAGQWLLVTTAGFTRRGVTDRVRALVGTDRLSVFDEVTPNPDLDHLDSVAASLKATPLDGIIALGGGSAIDAAKVLAVILKSDIDAPLDHILRGNKAQAWTDKLPLIAVPTTAGTGAEVTPFATVWDHTANKKYSVTGDRTFPDYAILDPQLTLSLPEDETLYTALDTISHALESLWNKNRTVISETYALRALALANDALPALLATPDNLDQRERMQQASMLAGLAICTTRTAIAHAISYPMTLHYGIPHGLACSFTLPGILQRYIPTLQEGPERQAMEMTLRTLESADLMQRVSKYLGGDDPSQYLGEMFQPDRAGNFSRPIDQDILRDLLSNTPY; encoded by the coding sequence ATGACCCATTGGAGCCATTACAACCCGGTGACTATTCATGCCGGTCCCGGAGCCTTCGACAAACTCGGAGATCTGGCCAGTGCGGGACAATGGTTACTGGTGACCACGGCGGGCTTTACCCGCCGCGGGGTTACTGATCGGGTCCGGGCCCTGGTGGGTACCGACCGGCTCAGTGTATTCGATGAAGTCACTCCCAATCCGGACCTGGATCACCTCGATTCAGTGGCGGCTTCGCTCAAAGCAACGCCACTCGACGGGATCATCGCCCTTGGGGGTGGCAGCGCAATCGATGCAGCCAAAGTACTCGCCGTTATACTGAAAAGCGACATCGATGCACCGCTCGACCATATCCTGCGCGGAAACAAGGCCCAGGCATGGACAGACAAGCTGCCTCTGATCGCAGTTCCCACAACCGCTGGCACTGGCGCAGAAGTGACCCCTTTTGCCACCGTCTGGGACCATACGGCTAATAAAAAGTACTCAGTTACTGGCGACCGGACTTTTCCCGATTACGCCATCCTGGATCCACAGCTAACGCTCTCGCTGCCGGAAGATGAAACGCTTTACACAGCGCTGGATACCATATCGCATGCTCTGGAATCCCTGTGGAACAAAAACAGGACAGTGATCAGCGAAACCTATGCCTTGCGAGCTCTGGCGCTGGCAAACGACGCCCTTCCCGCTCTTCTCGCTACCCCGGACAACCTTGACCAGCGCGAACGGATGCAGCAGGCCAGCATGCTGGCAGGGCTAGCCATCTGCACCACACGAACAGCTATCGCCCATGCTATTTCGTACCCCATGACGTTGCATTATGGGATACCTCATGGGCTCGCATGCAGTTTCACTTTGCCCGGAATACTGCAACGCTATATCCCGACACTTCAAGAGGGGCCAGAGCGGCAGGCAATGGAGATGACGCTGAGGACACTGGAGTCGGCCGATCTCATGCAGAGGGTCTCAAAGTATCTCGGTGGAGATGACCCCTCCCAATACCTCGGCGAAATGTTCCAGCCGGACAGGGCGGGAAATTTCAGCAGACCCATTGATCAGGATATTCTTCGGGACTTGTTGAGTAATACGCCATACTAG
- a CDS encoding O-antigen ligase family protein — protein MSRIDVTKVPVLTSKPTKQLSSIDDPGSAFLPLTLFRSWAFLSFALMFSILLWHPSRSAAMNIMDAVFFLPALLLSPIWIFRNGHQLKPILWPALPLLLYVAYALISITWSETPNASRAVRMAAQLLALFLFFAYLWQSEQHRLVESLIWVGVSVTALVCLWHLAGFYGFSGASLGQRMYSGSNEALLAMGIKPMNTLHATLVVAPQLAMTGALMHKVPTAGWRILGAAIMIVFLAYLIVLEQRTGLVALAVMVIASVILVGGRLWMILAGLLLTGGIAILLLAPEIYTSRGLSWRPEIWWSSLHRTLETAPWLGHGLSYTMSPVMVPDPDGDGFVSFVHPHNMALSVFHYLGAIGLILWVLLWAPVLGLRLAAKDRPRTFWMTLPLITGQVALVFDGGYAFAAFDYEWFCFWFPTVLLLSSVASEEKTERS, from the coding sequence ATGAGCAGAATTGATGTAACAAAGGTACCAGTTTTGACCAGTAAGCCAACCAAGCAGCTTTCCAGCATTGATGATCCAGGCAGCGCCTTTTTACCACTAACGCTTTTCCGAAGCTGGGCGTTTCTCTCTTTCGCTTTGATGTTTTCTATTCTCCTGTGGCACCCCTCCCGTTCTGCAGCCATGAATATCATGGACGCAGTATTTTTTCTGCCCGCACTGCTGCTTTCCCCAATCTGGATATTCCGAAACGGACATCAATTGAAGCCAATTCTCTGGCCCGCCCTGCCTCTACTTCTGTATGTGGCTTATGCATTGATATCTATTACCTGGTCAGAAACACCAAATGCTTCCCGGGCCGTGAGAATGGCAGCACAACTGCTCGCACTTTTTCTGTTTTTCGCCTATTTGTGGCAATCAGAACAACACCGATTGGTTGAGTCCTTGATCTGGGTGGGAGTATCGGTCACCGCATTGGTTTGCCTCTGGCATTTGGCCGGATTTTATGGCTTTTCCGGCGCTTCCCTTGGGCAGAGGATGTACTCCGGGAGCAACGAGGCTTTGTTGGCAATGGGCATTAAGCCAATGAATACTCTTCATGCGACACTGGTTGTAGCACCGCAGCTAGCTATGACCGGTGCCCTGATGCATAAAGTACCTACAGCCGGATGGCGAATACTGGGTGCGGCCATTATGATAGTTTTTCTGGCGTACCTGATTGTTCTGGAACAGCGGACCGGCCTGGTTGCTCTGGCTGTTATGGTGATCGCGTCTGTTATCCTGGTAGGCGGCCGTTTATGGATGATTTTGGCGGGGTTACTGCTTACCGGCGGTATCGCTATATTGCTTCTGGCTCCTGAGATCTATACCAGCCGTGGCCTCTCCTGGCGGCCAGAAATCTGGTGGTCATCGCTGCACCGAACACTGGAAACGGCTCCCTGGCTTGGCCATGGGCTTTCATACACCATGTCACCCGTGATGGTCCCCGATCCTGATGGTGACGGTTTTGTCAGTTTTGTGCATCCGCATAATATGGCGTTATCAGTGTTCCATTATTTAGGAGCCATTGGGCTAATACTATGGGTGCTGCTATGGGCCCCTGTTCTGGGTCTGCGATTGGCTGCTAAGGATCGGCCTCGCACGTTCTGGATGACATTGCCACTCATAACTGGGCAGGTGGCATTGGTTTTTGATGGCGGCTATGCTTTTGCGGCATTTGATTACGAATGGTTCTGTTTTTGGTTTCCGACGGTTCTGTTGCTGAGCAGTGTCGCATCGGAAGAAAAAACGGAACGCAGTTAG
- a CDS encoding glycosyltransferase family 2 protein has product MVDSIRRRFESTIKGLSAIPMPTQFTVIITTKNRPGYLREAIDSVLQQKSSHQAKIVIVDDGSDVPVRQQVEDYYQDCRKILRNDESVGVSAARNQGIQATETDWLIFLDDDDWLAEDFLVKMADATEAIPPPDFIWPSRTMVYEDQGVQVPKRASVPFVPTTKSPDEVLAGLFDATSSGMAFKRSCLLQVGGFDEGLTVSEDRDLIFKLLAKDYCAKPEEAAVLFFRIHGGPRLSRDEKRERQAEADLTVLSRHKQFLGGHPILADRFMGRVAKRLWENRFYKEAIAVTNLQCHISPFSLRARKRQIGWHLLAFFRLGKSLGS; this is encoded by the coding sequence ATGGTAGACTCTATCCGCCGCAGGTTTGAATCTACCATCAAAGGATTGAGCGCAATCCCTATGCCAACCCAATTCACCGTCATAATCACCACCAAGAACCGACCAGGGTATTTAAGAGAAGCTATCGATTCGGTCCTTCAACAAAAGAGCTCTCACCAGGCGAAAATAGTCATTGTTGATGATGGTAGTGACGTACCAGTTAGACAGCAGGTTGAAGACTACTATCAAGATTGCCGTAAGATTCTGCGGAATGACGAAAGTGTTGGTGTGTCAGCCGCTCGTAACCAAGGTATCCAGGCGACAGAGACAGATTGGCTTATTTTTCTCGATGATGATGATTGGTTGGCGGAAGACTTTCTCGTAAAAATGGCCGATGCAACAGAAGCCATTCCACCACCTGACTTTATTTGGCCCTCCAGAACCATGGTTTATGAAGACCAGGGGGTGCAAGTACCCAAGCGAGCATCCGTTCCCTTCGTCCCGACAACGAAAAGTCCCGATGAGGTTCTAGCCGGACTTTTTGACGCAACGTCATCCGGCATGGCCTTCAAGCGTTCATGCCTTCTTCAGGTAGGAGGATTTGATGAAGGCCTTACCGTGTCAGAGGACAGGGATCTGATCTTCAAGCTACTGGCAAAGGACTATTGCGCCAAACCGGAGGAGGCTGCCGTGCTGTTTTTTCGAATCCACGGAGGACCGAGACTCAGCCGGGACGAAAAAAGAGAGCGTCAGGCAGAAGCGGATCTGACTGTCCTTTCCAGACACAAACAGTTCCTCGGCGGTCACCCCATACTGGCTGACAGATTTATGGGGCGTGTCGCGAAGCGCCTGTGGGAAAACAGATTCTACAAAGAGGCTATAGCTGTTACTAACCTTCAGTGCCACATTTCTCCCTTCTCGCTTCGGGCCAGAAAGCGCCAGATAGGATGGCACTTATTGGCTTTCTTCAGGCTCGGTAAAAGCCTTGGTTCCTGA
- a CDS encoding 3-deoxy-D-manno-octulosonic acid kinase, producing MTAGNTDSGKSVLLVSPEYEGVTAPWFSPDFWQDRAKPVTSGGRGGAWFIDAEASGLVLRHYKRGGLMARLAEKTYLFTGFDQARSLAEFRLLGRLRALGLPVPEAVAAIAWKYRLFWYRAAILVKRIPGAVTFSDSDRLSDESLWALLGQVIRRFHDSGLDHVDLNCDNILVAEDQIYLIDFDRCQLVSESDNDADATWKQRNLERLHRSVRKRCPSLSSSQRESLWQHLLQAYHRKP from the coding sequence GTGACAGCGGGCAATACAGATTCCGGAAAGTCAGTACTGCTGGTATCGCCGGAGTATGAGGGTGTTACTGCGCCCTGGTTTTCTCCCGACTTCTGGCAAGACCGGGCAAAGCCGGTTACCTCAGGAGGGCGCGGCGGAGCCTGGTTTATCGACGCGGAAGCTTCCGGCCTGGTGCTTCGTCACTACAAGCGAGGCGGTTTAATGGCGCGGCTGGCGGAAAAGACGTACCTGTTTACCGGTTTTGACCAGGCCAGATCGCTTGCAGAGTTCCGCCTGTTGGGCCGGCTCCGGGCCTTGGGTCTGCCGGTGCCTGAAGCCGTCGCCGCCATCGCCTGGAAGTACCGGTTGTTCTGGTACCGGGCCGCCATATTGGTAAAGCGTATTCCGGGCGCCGTTACGTTTTCAGACAGCGACAGGCTGAGCGATGAATCACTGTGGGCGCTGTTGGGGCAGGTTATTCGCCGTTTTCACGACAGCGGGCTGGATCATGTTGACCTGAACTGTGACAACATACTCGTAGCGGAAGATCAGATCTACCTGATCGACTTTGACCGTTGCCAGCTAGTTTCTGAGAGTGACAATGACGCAGATGCCACATGGAAGCAGCGTAACCTGGAGCGCCTTCACCGGTCTGTCAGGAAGCGGTGCCCCTCCTTGTCCTCATCCCAGCGGGAGAGTCTTTGGCAACACTTGCTGCAGGCCTACCATCGCAAGCCATAA
- a CDS encoding glycosyltransferase family 9 protein codes for MNSICILRLSAIGDVTHVIPVVLSLQEQLPGVKITWVIGKIEAKLIGDLPGVEFVVFDKKAGRKGYADLRNTLKAQKFDALLHMQVAFRANLAAAMIPAKVKVGYDKARSKDLHSLFINRRIAPAPQQHVRDCLASFLEPLGLKPAAPKWVIPLSPEDHAFARQQLANDRKNLVISPCASHILRNWPAERYARLADHAVRVHGMKVILVGSPAPFEAQFCDSIENAMEEQAHNICGKDTLKQLTALLSHADLAVAPDTGPAHIASAMGTDVLGIYAASNPYRSGPYNSLDWCVNRYPEALERFTGKTVNEARWGAKAEFEGAMEMVTVEDVTGMLDRWIEEKQGAEIKAAPDSG; via the coding sequence ATCAACTCCATCTGCATATTACGCCTCTCCGCCATTGGCGACGTCACTCATGTCATCCCTGTGGTCCTGAGTCTTCAGGAGCAGTTACCTGGCGTCAAAATCACCTGGGTCATAGGCAAGATTGAAGCCAAATTGATTGGGGACCTCCCGGGTGTCGAGTTTGTCGTTTTTGACAAGAAGGCCGGCCGCAAGGGCTACGCGGACTTACGCAACACTTTGAAAGCCCAAAAATTCGATGCACTCCTCCACATGCAGGTGGCATTCCGCGCCAACCTGGCAGCGGCGATGATCCCTGCCAAAGTGAAGGTTGGTTACGACAAGGCCCGCAGCAAGGACCTGCACAGTCTCTTCATTAACCGTCGGATCGCCCCGGCACCCCAACAGCATGTGCGGGATTGCCTGGCAAGTTTTCTGGAGCCGCTGGGGCTGAAACCGGCCGCACCAAAATGGGTCATCCCTCTGAGTCCGGAAGATCATGCCTTTGCACGCCAGCAACTGGCAAACGACCGCAAGAACCTTGTGATCAGCCCCTGTGCCAGCCACATACTGCGCAACTGGCCAGCGGAGCGGTATGCCCGATTGGCAGATCATGCTGTTCGTGTTCATGGTATGAAGGTCATTCTGGTGGGGAGCCCGGCGCCTTTTGAGGCCCAATTTTGCGATTCCATTGAAAATGCGATGGAAGAGCAGGCACACAACATTTGTGGCAAGGATACGCTGAAGCAACTGACTGCTCTGCTGAGCCATGCTGATCTTGCGGTGGCGCCGGATACCGGGCCGGCGCATATCGCCAGTGCCATGGGTACTGACGTGCTTGGTATTTACGCAGCCAGTAACCCTTATCGTTCCGGGCCTTACAATTCGCTTGATTGGTGTGTGAATCGTTATCCGGAGGCGTTGGAGCGGTTTACGGGGAAAACGGTTAATGAGGCGCGCTGGGGGGCCAAGGCGGAGTTTGAGGGGGCGATGGAGATGGTGACAGTGGAGGATGTTACCGGGATGCTGGATCGGTGGATTGAAGAAAAACAGGGAGCGGAAATTAAAGCGGCGCCGGATTCGGGGTGA
- a CDS encoding DUF6165 family protein: protein MADVIKVPVSFGEVLDKITILEIKSERIADPEKVKNVRLELDELSGTWNEAVQDQAAIADLRKQLKAVNEELWEIEDDIRDQEAAQDFGPKFIELARAVYVTNDKRAAIKKEVNVALGSRFVEEKSYQDYTARK from the coding sequence ATGGCAGACGTTATCAAAGTGCCGGTCTCCTTCGGCGAAGTGCTGGACAAGATCACCATTCTGGAAATCAAATCCGAACGGATTGCTGACCCGGAGAAAGTCAAAAACGTTCGTCTGGAACTTGATGAACTAAGTGGTACCTGGAACGAGGCCGTGCAGGACCAGGCCGCAATCGCGGATCTGCGGAAGCAGTTGAAGGCCGTCAACGAGGAGCTCTGGGAAATCGAAGACGACATTCGTGACCAGGAAGCCGCTCAGGACTTCGGGCCGAAGTTCATCGAACTGGCCCGCGCCGTTTACGTTACCAACGACAAACGCGCCGCCATCAAAAAAGAAGTTAACGTGGCCCTGGGCTCCCGCTTTGTCGAAGAAAAGTCCTACCAGGACTACACCGCCCGCAAATAA